A stretch of Geitlerinema sp. PCC 9228 DNA encodes these proteins:
- a CDS encoding tetratricopeptide repeat protein, whose translation LWDQEKLEEAIEKYQKALQLNPEFFYAYNNLGNALSDQGKLEEAIENYRQALQINPDYAYAYNGLGNALRQQG comes from the coding sequence CCTATGGGATCAAGAAAAGCTAGAAGAAGCTATAGAGAAATACCAGAAAGCTCTACAACTCAATCCTGAGTTTTTCTATGCTTACAACAATCTGGGCAATGCGCTGTCGGACCAAGGAAAGCTAGAAGAAGCGATCGAAAACTACCGCCAAGCTCTCCAAATCAACCCCGACTATGCCTATGCTTACAACGGTCTGGGCAATGCGCTCAG